In Glycine soja cultivar W05 chromosome 10, ASM419377v2, whole genome shotgun sequence, the genomic stretch ttatttcttctgtaTTTGATTTATAAGTGCATAAATAAATGAACAAATAGATTTTATGGTActgttttttaattatagtcAGAGTTTCGTCTCAATAATTTGTGGAATATAGATTTCTATGAGATGTCAATATAAATTCTTAAAGTGATTCTTCAATTCTAATTATACAATAGTGCCAAAAACACTTATAAAACtgcatataaatattttcataagtaAATGTATTCTattgctgtaaaaaaaaaagtaaatctaTTCTATTTTTAAGTAATAAGTGCATAAATttcggtaaaaaaaaattataagtggataaataaatatgaagagTGTGTTTCTTTACCTGCTGCATGcattagaaattatatataattttgatttttaatccaTGATATTGATGtgaagtattaattaattttgttgatgattattttttttaaaaaaaattgattaatcatttttattaaatttttttatcttgattacattttttttcaccctcaaAACTCAAATCCAAGAACTTCCTTAAAGAACCAAATTCAATATCATTAgatcaataatttattatttgagttATTGGGTGAAATGTTGGTAATTGATGTATATCACacattaatttttgtattagtgCACAAGATTCATCTAATTATTGTGGATTCATTAGTTTTAAATCCAAAAAATTCCAATGGTGATCAAGAGTTTAATAATGGGATAATGATTATTGAAACAAAGgtcatttttatcttatcttaaatACTTTCATAATATATTCTTACTTTGTAGTagcattattttgtttcttgatttgtaattttcttaattttcttttggggATTGAAGGTGGAGCAAAGGTACAGGCAGTACCACAACCAGATGAAGATAGTGATATCCTCATTTGAGCAAGCTGCTGGAATAGGCTCAGCAAGAACGTACACTGCGCTTGCACTGCAAACAATTTCGAAGCAATTTCGGTGTTTGAAGGATGCAATAACGGGGCAAATCAGAGCTGCAAACAAGAGTTTGGGAGAAGAGGATTGTTTTGGTGCTAAAATTGAAGGATCTAGGCTCAAATATGTGGACCATCATCTAAGGCAACAGAGGGCTATTCAGCAACTGGGAATGATCCATCACAATGCTTGGAGACCCCAGAGAGGATTGCCAGAGAGATCGGTTTCTGTTCTGCGTGCTTGGCTCTTTGAACACTTTCTTCATCCGTAAGGATACCCAAAATCTCATCttttttggaaattttgattttgtaatttgaaGGTTCTTTGTGTTGAAATGACTTgagtttggttttggttttttcAGTTACCCCAAGGACTCAGACAAGCACATGCTTGCTAAACAAACAGGGCTTACCAGGAGCCAGGTAACACCACTACTAGCTACTACTTAATAATTGTTCTGTCTTTTGAGTATAGTTACCGTGAGTAATGGCAATATAATTTAGCATACTCCTTCTATccaattaaagaaattatttcatAGTTCAATATTGTCAGTGAATATGGTctcaattaatttatacatgGCATATAACCAAaactttcaatttaaaaaaaaaagtgaatgatGAGATTCAATTAGATATCACATGAAGATTAATTGAAACTAGGATGATCCTGAATCATGTAATGATTTATCTTTTAACACTTTTTCCTATATaagtattgattaaaattaaaaaataataagattcattaaataaagaaaaacttgTTAAGAGGAATCTAATTCAATTGGTTGACCAAGAATGCGTGAGTTGTTGTGAATTTTTTGACATTGTCTTAGATTTTCacggataaaaagaaaatgtaaaactCAGGAAAATTTTGTTAACATTTCTAGTTACATTAAAGCATGAGGAATGTGCAAGTGGTTCTCTCACCCTATGTAATACACTCTTCATTATtgtcaaaaatttattagaacttGTTTGCAATCCTGGTTATGATATTGGTCATGCTAACAACGAATATTGGTAATGGAACAGGTTTCAAATTGGTTCATTAATGCTAGAGTTCGGCTTTGGAAGCCAATGGTGGAGGAAATGTACTTGGAGGAGATGAAAGAGCATGAACTAAATGGTTCTGAGGAGAAATCAAGCAAGAGTGGTGAAGATCCTGCTACAAAAACCACAAGTCCACAAGAGAAACGTACTTCCTCTGAAATTGAATCCAAAAGTTTCAATTCCAAACAAGATGTTTCCAAACAAAGCCAGAACACTCCAATTCTTCCAACTTCTCCACCATCAATATCACCTATAGGGGGAAGTGTTAAGAACCAATCAGGATTCAGTTTCATGGGGTCATCAGAACTTGATGGAATCACACAAGGAAGTCCTAAAAAACCAAGGAACCATGAAATTCTTCACTCTCCAAACCGTGTCCCTTCAATCAACATGGATGTGAAAGCCAATGAAGCAAACAATGAGCAACAACTCTCAATGGATCACGAGAGGCAGAATAATAGGGATAGCTACTCCTTCATGGGGAACCAAACAAACTTCATTAGTGGCTTTGGACAATACCCTATTGAGGAAATTGGTAGGTTTGATGCTGAGCAATTCACACCAAGGTTTTCAGGTAAGAATGGAGTTTCCCTCACTCTTGGTCTTCCTCATTGTGACACATTGTCAGGAACACACCAAAGTTTTCTCCCAAACCAAAACATTCAACTTGGAAGAGGGTTGGACATTGGTGAACCAAACCAGTTTGGTGCCTTGAACAATTCCAATTCTCACAATTCAGCAGCATTTGAGAGTATCAACATGCAGAACCCGAAGAGGTTTGCTGCACAATTGCTACCAGACTTTGTGGCCTAAATAAGACATTGAAGAGGGGATAGATCATAGTTGGTGACATTGGTTATATGGGTCTCTCATATTTTCTTCTAATCCATGTGCTTGTTTCTTGGGAGTAGTGATAAAATCTTAGTGTAAAGAAAGAAGGAATTTTACTCTAGTATAGGTTTATACCTTGCATAGAaccattttagtttcttagataGCTTAGAGATTTGAAAGTCTATGGTTATTTGAGgttgtatattatttttgtaatttttgaaaATGGGATAGATGGGTTGGTgtcataaaatttcaattggtaAAGATTACAATATATCTTCGATTGAGAGTATATGCAATGTAATATTTTGCAAATCCTCCTCCAATCTCCTTTGTAGAAAGTGGAACCAATAACCTTTCTTTTTTAGAGTAATTTACCTGCTAGTGCATACTGCTGAGGTGGCTTTCATAAATCAAACAGTggaatattgaaataaaaaattatatgtgccGAAAAGATGCCTTGTTTGTAGGTCTCTGCATTAGTGGTTTACGCCTTTGTGTGGTGAAACTAAATGGTGTTGTCGTGTTGGTACATAAGGAGTTCTTAGCAAAGGCACAAGTGGAGCAATGTGGTAAGAATGCTTGGCTACCTAATTAAAGAAGATCCACctcttttatttgattaattatgcgATGCCAGCCATGCGAATAGAGAGAACAATTCGGGAAGGATAATAGacttgaaaaacaaattatgtTTAATGAGTGTAAGGATgggttatttaatatttacgtTGTTCCACATGTATCGATATAGCCCAAAATAATTGCAGGCACCCTCAACAACCAAAGTAACTAAATTGCACCACAAATCGGAGGGTGATTCTTGCACCTCATAAATTACTTCCTGCACCCCCACTATTTTGAATATCGCCAAATTTCGCTTCACTTTGCCCTTTTTTTCCCATGCTCCTTCTGGTACACCACCAGAGCAGCTGAACCTCAAAACCATGCCTTGAGATCCAGCAACCTCAAAAATGTcacatttattagaaaaaatatcaCATAAGTTGACAAAAGgttcaatatataattttcttatttaaaataaaatatttttcttaaaatttgttttaggcCTCACTTGTCTTTGGGTCTACCCTGCATGAGTGGCCAACCATACATGCAACCCTCTTGCACATGGCACGATCAAGTTGAGAGGTTGAGGCTTCCATCCACTATGGTGTGTGTTTCAGAAATGGATTTACTGAGAGATATAGGAACTTGGATTTCTCGAACACTATGGCTAAAGCAGGGAAAAGGGTTGAGACATTAGTTTATAAAGGAGTAGGTCATGCATTCCAAGTGCTCTATAATTTATAGCTTTCCCATTCTTGAACCTTTTTGTGCACCGTTCACcttttcaggaaaaaaaatcccCACTTCGCCGAAAACATATGTGAACCATGCCTTTTGCACTTCAAGAGTGCGTCCACAAAGGAGAAACGACCAAGAATCGTAAAAAGGAAGTTATAATAAGAGAAAGACAATTTGGAGATATTCAAAATTATGGAGGTGCATGAAGCAATTCTCCACTATTCACATAATATAATACATAATGCAGCTTATTCTGGATATTTTTACCTGGTTGCTCATGTTATAATTAtgactatttttaataataataataataataaaagttttgTTGCAGTTTTTATTAAGTCTTATTTGAGTAGGCCAACTAGCTCAACATGTTTGGGCCATCAAAAGAGGGAAAAGGTCCTTTAAAATTGAATATGGGCTAAACATTCTTCActtccaattattttattttttttacactcacTGTACTCCGTAAAGCCTAATcttaaatgtaaaattacattctgAATTGGGCTTTCTAGAATGTATTAGAGTGCAAGAAGCAATAATTGAAGGTTCaaggtgcaggaagcaacatCCTTGATTATGGTATTCTAACGTAGTCCAATAATTtctgtaataattaattttatcattattataaatAGTATTTGTCGtcgtaatttatttaaattcaattacaaaatataattcatacgatacttattttgattacaattaaaaaaggtaaattttattgtaataaatttaatttcaattagaaaataaattatactaccattaatttgattaattcttaaaaataatttatacgaaacagaaatatatttctattttatgctgtgaaaataaaaaacagaaatgCACTTTCATGAGCaatatttttgtaaacaaaTTGAACTAAAGAAAGGGCGTGCTAATAGGAATTAAGAGCGTGCCAATAACAGTGCTCATCAAAGAAATGTTGATGCCTTAATGGCCATTGGATGATTCCACCTAATCTTGAATGGCTTTTGGGCTCAAAACCAACAGTCCAacagagcaaaagaaagaagtaaaaatgAAGGTTAAAACTTTATACatctccaaaaaaaatattgcaaacACCTTTTATTACGAAAAAGGGTAATCCATAATGTATTTTCACATTCtggattattttttctataataaaaGGGGATGTTGACCGAAATTTATTTGGAATAGGATGGAATTctcaaaaatgaaattaatattaggcttgggtttaacaacaaaaaaGGTATAATTCTCCTAGACTTATATAAAATACTAatcttttttgttgaatttgtcCCTACTAATTGCTATAGAAATTAGATGCAATAAGGTGTATTGGCAAATCTTTTTTAGATATAATGGAGTTTCTTGAAATGGTTTGCACACCCACATGAAGCATATCGTCAATGGTAGTTTACAAAATAATGatttccttaattttctttatgcataaggaaagaaaggaagcGATTCTAATAAAAAGGATTGGTGAAGTctatataaattgttttttctgCATGTAAATTGGTTATGTTTATAAACTATTTCATGTCTTTTAATGTAAAGATTTAATCTTTTCAAAGAGTCACACCTATTCATacgtatatttttatataaatatagacacataatttcatgaaactacatgacttttcattaattttgaaaatttctcACACTCCCCCACCATTTTCAACATTAATTTAGTAAATCATGAATTTTAGTCATCCCAAATATTATGGTAGACAAGCTTTgaactaaataattattataacaaaTGTGCATAATTTACACTTGTCGTTGAATGGATTAGTAGCACATTTGATAAGACCTATCACGTATCCTTTTCACGAG encodes the following:
- the LOC114372660 gene encoding BEL1-like homeodomain protein 1, yielding MATYFHSNSEIQAGADGLQTLVLMNPGYVQYSDTPPPPHGGNLVFLNSAAGNASLQSLPHAPPPHTQQFVGVPLSAAAHEPPASMHHDVSALHGFLPRMQYNLWNTIEHNAAAREAPRATQGLSLSLHGDHMRASPSSASGASNGGGVAGIQSVLLSSKYLKATQELLDEVVNVNGGIRVEHAKKLNFEKTKVVGESSTAASGDGSVGGEGSGKRSSELSTTERQEIQIKKAKLINMLDEVEQRYRQYHNQMKIVISSFEQAAGIGSARTYTALALQTISKQFRCLKDAITGQIRAANKSLGEEDCFGAKIEGSRLKYVDHHLRQQRAIQQLGMIHHNAWRPQRGLPERSVSVLRAWLFEHFLHPYPKDSDKHMLAKQTGLTRSQVSNWFINARVRLWKPMVEEMYLEEMKEHELNGSEEKSSKSGEDPATKTTSPQEKRTSSEIESKSFNSKQDVSKQSQNTPILPTSPPSISPIGGSVKNQSGFSFMGSSELDGITQGSPKKPRNHEILHSPNRVPSINMDVKANEANNEQQLSMDHERQNNRDSYSFMGNQTNFISGFGQYPIEEIGRFDAEQFTPRFSGKNGVSLTLGLPHCDTLSGTHQSFLPNQNIQLGRGLDIGEPNQFGALNNSNSHNSAAFESINMQNPKRFAAQLLPDFVA